A segment of the Desulfomonilaceae bacterium genome:
TCTCATGGCTCCAGAACCGGAAAAGACGATAGCGGCTCTAGATTCATACATAGCGTGTCTCATGGGCGCTCCTAACTACTACTCGACATTCCTGGAAAATCCAGCGACGATCCGTTTCCTTGTAAGAATTCTTGGGGAAAGTCGTTTTTTCACAGAACTCTTGATCAGGCATCCTGAATCAATCGACTCTTTAATCGGTCGTGGATCGGAACTGTCCTTCAAGACGCCAGAAATTCTCAGGAAAGAGATTCTGGAACGGCTGGATTACACTGAAAATCTCGAAGATAAGCTAAATGTCCTTCGACGATTCAAGAATGAAGAAACCCTGCTGATAGGTGTGCGCCAACTCAATGCGGAGATCGAATCCTCGATTGCCCGTAGACTCATAACAGACCTTGCCGATGTCTGTCTGGCTGCGTCTGTAGAAATCGCCCGACATGAGATGGAGCGTAAATTCGGATCGGAGGGCTTGGGGGATCCATTACCGTTCGTGATCTTGGGGATGGGAAAACTCGGAGGAATGGAAATGACCTACATGTCAGATCTTGATGTCATTTTCATTTATGATTCTCCTAGAGAAAATATCGGAAGGCTGTCTTCAAGAGAATGGTTTTCTCGTCTGGCGAACCGGATAATTTCAATACTGAGCGTTCCTACTGCCGAAGGAGCCGTTTACGCCATCGACACGCGCCTACGTCCTTCAGGGAATAAAGGAGCCTTAGTCTCTACCCTTGAATCCTTTGAAGAATATCACAGCGAGACATCGGCTCTCTGGGAGAAGCAAGCTTTGATTCGATCCAAAGTGGTTACTGGTCCTCCTTCATTAGCCGACAAAGTTCAGTCAATAGTCCGGGATTGTATCATCAGAACCAAACTCAGCGAAACAGACATCGCCGAGATCTCAAGAATACGTCAAAGAATGGAAAAAGAGATCGCCCTGGAAGATTCTGCGAATGTAGATTTGAAAACAGGTCAAGGAGGGCTGGTAGATGTCGAGTTTTATACACAGGCTCAAATCCTGTCCAATGCGGCGCAATATCCTGAACTTATACGATCCAGCACTTTGGAGGCGCTGTCCGGTTTAAGGGAATATTCACTGATTGATCAAGAAACCTATGAATCTTTGGATTCAGGTTACAGGTTCCTGACCAATCTAGAAGACAGACTACGAATAATGGAAAACCGAAGTATAGACAGAATGCCTCTCTCGGGATCCAAATTGGTGGGCCTGGCTAAACGCCTGGGATATGGAACTGATGGAGAAGCCCTAATTGACGATTATCTTCGAATTCGAAACAAGATAAGGGCCATATACAGTTCATTTTTTTCTCCCATCCCCCATGGCAAGGTCGGTTAAATCGCTTCAGCCAATATCAATAGGCCACCAACCTTCGAATTACATCCTGAGCATGAATAACGCCACGTGCAAGAAATGTGGCTGTACCCCAAGACATTATTTTGAAAGAGATATCCTAATTTGGCGCACGTTGATGTTATACCCCTGGAAATTTATTCTGAAACTCCTGGTTCGACCGCCTACGTAATTGTCCAAAACATGGCGACTGCTGCGCCGGGCTAAATTTTACTAATCGCTAACCTCCACCCCTGCAACACTGGCTCGACACTTTATAATGCCTATTCCTTTCCAGGTCATCACGACTTGCCGGTGCTGGTTCATAACTTCCACGTACGAGCGAACACTCCCTTGATCCGGTTTCGAGTGAGAGAGCTTAGCCTCCAGAACAGTGGCCCGGACCGAAAGAGTGTCACCTGGGCGAACAGGCTTGCGCCAACGCAGTTCGTCTGCGCCTGGAGAGCCCAAACTGGCTACCCTTGAGATATAATTGTCAACCAGAATCCGCATCGACAGGCTTGCAGTGTGCCAACCGCTGGCGATCACCCCGCCGAAGAAGGACTGCTTCGCCGCTTCTGGGTCCGTGTGAAATAGCTGTGGATCGAAACGCCGCGCGAATTTGATAATC
Coding sequences within it:
- a CDS encoding MaoC family dehydratase gives rise to the protein MTFETKAEDRYFEDYRPGAVHEFGSVTITELEIIKFARRFDPQLFHTDPEAAKQSFFGGVIASGWHTASLSMRILVDNYISRVASLGSPGADELRWRKPVRPGDTLSVRATVLEAKLSHSKPDQGSVRSYVEVMNQHRQVVMTWKGIGIIKCRASVAGVEVSD